The Candidatus Saccharibacteria bacterium oral taxon 955 DNA segment AATGTCATAATCCAAGGCATCACCGGCACTCAAGGGTCGTTTCATGCCCGCAACATGATTAAACATGGAACAAACATAGTTGCCGGCACATCACCAACCAAAGCTGGTACGACCATAGAAAATATACCTGTTTACAATTCAATTTCAGCTATTAAAAAAGACATGGCGGTTGATATATCCATAATATTTGTGCCAGCCAGATACGCCAAAAAAGCAATTATCGAAGCAATCAACGCTCGCATCTCGCTAATTATTTGCATCACCGAGCATGTTCCAGTTCACGATATGTTGCAAATATCACAACATATACAGGGAAGTGACTCTATTCTCATCGGACCAAATTGTCCTGGCGTGCTCATTCCTGGCGTTCATTCACTCGGTATTATTCCAGCTCAGCTAGCAACTTCAGGTGACACCGCAGTCGTTAGTCGAAGTGGTACCCTCACT contains these protein-coding regions:
- the sucD gene encoding succinate--CoA ligase subunit alpha; its protein translation is MDKHIFTGKNVIIQGITGTQGSFHARNMIKHGTNIVAGTSPTKAGTTIENIPVYNSISAIKKDMAVDISIIFVPARYAKKAIIEAINARISLIICITEHVPVHDMLQISQHIQGSDSILIGPNCPGVLIPGVHSLGIIPAQLATSGDTAVVSRSGTLTYEAVDLLTKAGFGQKYIIGIGGDMIRGTSFVDCLEMFESDPDIKRIVMIGEIGGTEEIKASEYIKNYVTKPVYAYITGHSAPAGVQMGHAGAILNNNLESADTKTAHLKKSGAITANNIVELISLIR